The Streptomyces sp. R28 region TGAACAGGGACTCGGTGTAGCCCATCCACTGCACCAGGCCGACCGGGAGCGCGGCCCACAGGACCGTGAGGAGGATGCCGACCCGGCGGCCGTGCAGCCGGTCGCCGACGGCGAAGACGCCCCATGCCGCGACGAGGGAAGCGATGACGGCGATCGCGAGGCCGGTGCTCGCGCGGGTCCCCGGGGTGACCACCGCGACCGCCTTGACCAGGACCGGGTAGAGCGGGAAGAAGGCGAGGTTGTTGGCGCTGTACGCGGTGCCGAGTGCGTGCGCGTAGCCGTGGTCGGCGATGCCGAGATACCAGTCGGCGTCCCACTGCGTCGCCAGGATCGGCCAGACCCCGTGCTGTTGGCGGTGCGCCCAGACCGTGAGGAGCAGCAGGCCCGTGCCGCGTACGGCGAGGTACGCGAGGAGGGCGGGGGCCGCGTGGCGCAGGGCAGGAAGTGCAGCGGGGCGGGCGCGTGAGGGTGGCAGGGGGCGGGGGCCGGGGCGGTTGTGGTTCCCGGGGGTGGGGGTCGCTCGGGGGGTCGGCCGGGATGCGGTCGTGGACACGGCGCGGCTCCAGGCGGGTCGGTGGTGCGCTTTCCCCTCCACCGTTGCCCGGGGGGTCGGGCGGGGCGTGGAGCGCGGGTCAACCACCGGGGGGAAATCGCCCGAAAGGGTGCCTCCGGATGGGGGCACCCTTTCGGGAACGAGCTGGAGAGTCGCGTACGGCTCAGATGCCGGCCGCCGCCGACAGGTCCCGCTTGATCGTCGCGAGCAGGTCGGTCGCCTTGGCGCGGGCGGCCGGGAGGTCGGCGTGGGCCGGGACCGGGACGACGACCTCCAGGTAGCACTTCAGCTTGGGCTCCGTGCCGCTGGGGCGGACGATGACGCGGGCGCCTTCGAGGGTGTAGCGCAGGCCGTCGGTGGGCGGGAGGGTGTCCGTGCCCTGGGTGAGGTCCTCGGCGCGGGTGATGGCCAGGCCGGCGAGCTCGGTCGGCGGCTGCTCGCGCAGTCGGCGCATGGCGTTCGCGATGACCGACAGATCCTGGACGCGGACCGAGAGCTGGTCGGTGGCGTGCAGGCCGTGCTCCACGGCGAGGTCGTCGAGGAGGTCGAGGAGCGTACGGCCCTCGGCCTTGAGGACGGACGCGAGCTCGGTGATCAGCAGGGCGGCGGTGATGCCGTCCTTGTCGCGTACGCCCTCGGGGTCGACGCAGTAGCCGAGGGCCTCCTCGTAGCCGTAGCGCAGGCCGTCGACGCGGGCGATCCACTTGAAGCCGGTGAGGGTCTCCTCGTACGGCTGGCCCGCCTTCTCGGCGATGCGGCCGAGGAGGGAGGAGGAGACGATCGACTCGGCGAAGGTGCCCTGGGCTCCGCGGTTCACCAGATGGGCGGCGAGCAGCGCCCCCACCTCGTCGCCGCGCAGCATCCGCCAGTCCTCGCCGTCCTTGACGGCCGCGGCGCAGCGGTCGGCGTCGGGGTCGTTGGCGATGACGAGGTCGGGGTCGGTCTCGCGGGCCTTGGCGAAGGCCAGGTCCATCGCGCCGGGCTCTTCCGGGTTGGGGAAGGCGACGGTGGGGAAGTCCGGGTCCGGGTCGGCCTGCTCGGCGACCAGGGCCGGGGCGGGGAAGCCGGCACGGGCGAAGGCGGCGAGGAGGACGTCCTTGCCGACGCCGTGCATCGCCGTGTAGACGGTGCGGGCGGTGCGCGGGGAGTCGGGGGCGAGGACCGCGTCCGTGCGGGCGAGGTAGGCGTCGAGGACGCTGTCGTCGAGGGTGTCCCAGCCTTCGGTGGGGCGGGAGACGACGGTCAGGGACGGGACGGCGGCGATCTCCTCCGCGATGTCGATGTCCGCGGGCGGGACGATCTGGGAGCCGTCGCCGAGGTAGACCTTGTAGCCGTTGTCGCGGGGCGGATTGTGGCTGGCGGTGACCTCCACGCCGGCGACCGCGCCGAGGTGCCTTATGGCGTACGCGAGGACCGGGGTGGGCAGGGGGCGGGGGAGTACGGCCGCGCGGAGACCGGCGCCGGTCATGACGGCGGCCGTGTCGCGGGCGAACTCCTCCGACTTGTGGCGGGCGTCGTAGCCGATGACGACGAGGCCGGCATCCCCTTCCCCCTGGGGGGGACCCTGCTTCTTGAGGTACGCGGCGAGGCCGGCGGCGGCGCGGATGACGACGGTGCGGTTCATCCGCATGGGCCCGGCGCCGAGTTCCCCGCGCAGGCCCGCGGTGCCGAACTGGAGGGTGCCGCTGAAGCGTGCGGCGAGCTCCTCGATGTCCGCGGCGTCGATGAGCTTGGCGAGCTCGTCGCGGGTCTCGGGGTCCGGGTCCTCGGCGAGCCATGCCTGGGCCCGGGCGATGAGATCGTCGTGCACGTCGGTCAACCTCTCGTTCGTGTCGTTCGGTGCGGGTCGTGGGGGATTTTCTTCGCCCCCGCCGCCCCTACCCGTCCCATCCCCAGGGGCTCCGCCCCTTCGACCCCGTCAGGGGGCTCCGCCCCCTGGACCCCCGCTCCTCAAACGCCGGAGAGGCTGAATCAGCCCGTCCGGCGTTTGAGGACGAGGCCCGTTCAGGGCCGAAAGCGGGGGTCTGGGGGCGGCAGCCCCCAGGGTCGCGGCGGGGGCGGGGGAAACGCCTTACAGCCGCCCCAGCACCTGCGCCAGCAGCGAGCCCATCTGCGTCGCCGAGTCGCGGCCCGCCTGCAGGACCTCCTCGTGGTTGAGGGGTTCGCCCGTCATGCCCGCCGCGAGGTTCGTCACCAGGGAGATGCCCAGGACCTCGGCGCCCGCCTCGCGCGCAGCGATCGCTTCGAGGACCGTCGACATGCCCACCAGGTCCGCGCCGATGACGCGGGCCATGCGGATCTCGGCCGGAGTCTCGTAGTGCGGGCCGGGGAACTGGGCGTAGACGCCCTCCTCCAGCGTGGGGTCGATCTCCTTGCACAGGGCGCGCAGGCGGGGGGAGTAGAGGTCGGTGAGGTCGACGAAGTTGGCGCCGACGATGGGGGAGGTGGCCGTGAGGTTGATGTGGTCGCTGATCAGGACCGGCTGGCCGGGGCGCATGCCTTCGCGCAGGCCGCCGCAGCCGTTGGTGAGCACGATCGTCTTGCAGCCGGCCGCGACCGCGGTGCGGACGCCGTGGGCCACGGCCGCCACGCCACGGCCCTCGTAGTAGTGGGTGCGGCCCAGGAAGACCAGGGCGCGCTTGTTGCCGATCTTGTACGAGCGGATCTTGCCGCCGTGCCCTTCCACCGCCGGCGGCGGGAAACCGGGCAGCTCGGTGACCTGGAACTCGGCATCGGGTGCGCCGAGGGCGTCCACGGCCGGCGCCCAGCCGGAGCCCATCACGAGGGCGACGTCGTGGGTCTCGGCGCCGGTGAGTTCGCGCAGGCGCGCGGCGGCGGCGTCGGCGGCGGCGTGGGGGTCGCCCTGGATGTCGTCCGGAAGAAGAGATGCGTTCACGCGACTGAGGGTAGCCGGTTTGGGCCTACGCGCGTAGATGACAGAGCTCACGGGATGGCGATCGTTGTCTTGTCGTTTCCAACGAAAAGGTGCGATCGGTGGGGCCGGAGGGGATGGTGAGGTCGGTGAGGCCGGGGATGCTCAGCAGGGGCGCTTGCGCAGCTCCATCACGTAGTCATGCGGTGCGCCCGCCGACTCCGCCGCGTCCGCGACCTCGCCCAGGTAGCGGGCCGACGGCAGGCCGCCCTCGTAGGCGTTCAGCACGTACACCCAGGCCGACTCCTCGCCCTCCAGCGTGTCCACCCGTACCCGGAGCCGCCGGTAGATGCCCAGGCCGACGCCCTCCCAGCGGTCCAGGGACTCCTCGTCCATCGGGGCGATTTCGTACAACGCGACGAAGACCTGCTCCTTCGGCTCCTCGACGAGCGTCGCCAGCGCGCCGTCCCAGCCCAGCTGCTCGCCCCCGAACGTCAGTCGCCACCCGTTCAGCCAGCCGGTGGCGCGCAGCGGCGAGTGCGGGGCGCGGCGGGTCATCAGCCGCGCGTCGAGATTGCCGGCGTACGCGGCGTAGAGCGACATGCAGAGAGGGTACGGCAGGCGAATCGTCCTCCCCTCCCGTAACAGTGGTGTCTCGGGCGGGCCCCCGGGCAGTGGCACGGTGTGGCGTGCGGGACAATGGAGTACGTGACTCGGATCGTGATCATCGGTGGCGGACCCGGCGGATACGAGGCGGCCCTGGTGGCCGCCCAGCTCGGCGCGGAGGTGACCGTCGTCGACTGCGACGGTCTGGGCGGGGCGTCGGTGCTCACCGACTGCGTGCCGTCGAAGACTCTTATCGCCACGGCCGAGGTGATGACCACCTTCGATTCCTCCTACGAGGAACTGGGGATCATCGTCGCCGACGACACGCCGCACATCGACACGCCCGCACGGGTGGTGGGCGTCGACCTGGGCAAGGTCAACCGGCGTGTGAAGCGGCTCGCGCTCGCCCAGTCCCACGACATCACCGCCTCCGTCACGCGCGCCGGCGCCCGGGTCCTGCGCGGCCGCGGCCGGCTGGAGGGCATGCAGGCCCTCGACGGGTCGCGCAAGGTCGTGGTGCGGGCCGCGGACGGCACAGAGGAGACGCTGGCCGCCGATGCGGTGCTGATCGCCACCGGCGGGCATCCTCGCGAGCTGCCGGACGCCCAGCCCGACGGTGAGCGCATCCTCAACTGGACCCAGGTCTACGACCTCACCGAACTGCCCGAGGAACTCATCGTGGTCGGCTCGGGCGTCACCGGTGCCGAGTTCGCCGGCGCCTACCAGGCGCTTGGGTCGCGCGTCACCCTCGTGTCGTCGCGCGACCGCGTGCTGCCGGGCGAGGACCCGGACGCCGCGGCCGTCCTGGAGGACGTCTTCCGGCGGCGCGGCATGAACGTCATGGCCCGTTCGCGCGCCGCCGCCGCCAAGCGGGTCGGCGACCGGGTGGAGGTCACCCTCGCCGACGGGCGTGTCATCAGCGGCAGCCACTGCCTGATGGCCGTCGGCGCCATCCCGAACTCCGCGGGCATGGGCCTGGAGGAGGCCGGGGTCAAGCTGCGCGAGTCCGGGCACATCTGGACCGACAAGGTGTCCAGGACGACCGCGCCGGGCGTGTACGCCGCCGGTGACGTCACCGGTGTCTTTGCCCTCGCCTCGGTGGCGGCGATGCAGGGACGTATCGCCATGTACCACTTCCTCGGCGACGCGGTGGCCCCGCTGAACCTGAAGACCGTCTCCTCCAACGTCTTCACCGACCCCGAGATCGCCACCGTCGGCTACTCCCAGGCTGACGTGGACGGGGGCAAGATCGACGCCCGCGTCGTCAAGCTGCCGCTGCTGCGCAACCCGCGCGCCAAGATGCAGGGCATCCGGGACGGCTTCGTCAAGATCTTCTGCCGTCCGGGTACGGGCATCGTGGTCGGCGGTGTGGTCGTGTCGCCGCGCGCTTCGGAACTGATCCACCCGATCTCGATCGCGGTCGACAACAATCTGACGGTCGAACAGATCGCGAACGCCTTCACCGTGTACCCCTCCCTTTCGGGGTCGATCGCCGAGGTCGCACGGCAGCTGCACACGCGGAAGGCCGGCGACGAGATCTGACGGCCAAAACCAACTCCTCGCTGGTCACGGGGAGTTGTCGAGCATGCGTACGGCATAGGCGGCGGGACTAGGCCCTATATCACTTCTCGTCCTCACGTGCGAACAACTTCTGTTATTCGGCGCAAACTGCTGAAACCAGACGGTCGTTGGGGTTACTGTCAGTTTCGTGTTCGCTGCAGAACGTCGCCAATTGATCCTCGAAATGGTGCGAGCGAACGGGGCCGTGTCGCTCCGTGAGCTCGCCCGCGTCGTCCAGACCTCCGAAGTGACCGTACGGCGGGACGTGCGCGCACTGGAGGCAGAAGGACTCCTCGACCGCCGGCATGGCGGTGCGGTATTGCCGGGCGGGTTCACGCGGGAGTCCGGCTTTCCGCAGAAGTCACATCTCGCGACCGCCGAGAAGACGGCCATCGCCGACCTCGCCGCGAACTTCGTGGAAGAGGGCGAGGCGATCGTCGTCGGGGCGGGGACCACCACGCAGGAGCTGGCCCGCCGGCTCGCTCGCGTCCCCGGACTGACCGTCGTCACCAACTCCCTCCTGGTGGCACAGGCGTTGGCCCATGCCAACCGGGTCGAGGTCGTGATGACCGGCGGTACGCTCCGCGGTTCGAACTACGCGCTGGTGGGCAGCGGCGCCGAGCAGTCCCTGCAAGGGCTGCGGGTGTCTCGGGCCTTCATCTCCGGAAGCGGGCTCACCGCCGAGCGCGGGCTGTCCACGTCCAACATGCTCTCGGCGTCCGTGGACCGGGCGCTGGTGCAGGCGGCCGCGGAGGTCGTCGTCCTGGCCGACCACACGAAGCTCGGTACGGACACGATGTTCCAGACGGTGCCCACGGACGTCATCACGCGGCTCGTCACCGACGATCCGCCGGCCCACGACGACCGCGCCCACACCGAGTTGCAGGCCCTGGCCGATCAGGGGGTGCAGATCGCCGTGGCCGGGGCGACCGGGAGCCCGGGGGGTGACGAGGTCCCGGCGCGGCGTCGTGCCCTGCCGGGGCCCCGCCGGGGGCAGGCGCCGGGAGGGCCGGGGTTGCGGTCCGCTGCGACGGTGCTCGGGGAGCAGGGGCCGACGGAGCGGGAGCGGGCCCGGGTCGCGGATCTGCGGCGGCGTTAGGTTCGCCCATTCACCGTAGGGCTAGGTGATGCTGCGCGAGTGCGGGTCGTGTGTGGCATGTCGCGCCCACGCGGCGGAGCCGCAGATCAGACACAGCCCCGCGCCCCTAGGTGGGTTTCAGGCCCTGGAGTGTCAAGTGCAGGAGTCTGTCCGCCAAGTCCGGGTCCCCCGGCGTTTCCTCCGCCGCCAACGCGATCGCGTGCGTGAGCTGGAGGAGGTCGGCGATCGCCACGTCCTCCCGGACCGTGCCCACCGCCTGTGCGCGTGCCAGCAGCGCGCCGCCCGCCTCGCGGATCGGGCCGCTGCATCGGGCCAGGGCCGAGGTGTTGTCGTACGAGACGGACATCAGGGATCTGGCCAGGCCCCGGTACTCGCCCGCGTGCGTGACCATCTCGCGCAGCCACGTCACCAGTGCCGTGCAGGGCTCCGGGGCGTGCAGGAGTTCGTGGGAGCGGGTCAGCAGGTCGCCGACCGCGTCCTCGAAGACCGCGCTCAACAAGGCGTCGCGGTTGGGGAAGTGGCGGTACAGCGTGCCGATTCCGACGCCCGCGCGGCGGGCCACGTCCTCCAGGGACGCGTCCGTGCCGTGCTCGGCGAAGGCGGAGCGGGCCTCGGTGAGCAGGCGCTC contains the following coding sequences:
- a CDS encoding phospho-sugar mutase; protein product: MHDDLIARAQAWLAEDPDPETRDELAKLIDAADIEELAARFSGTLQFGTAGLRGELGAGPMRMNRTVVIRAAAGLAAYLKKQGPPQGEGDAGLVVIGYDARHKSEEFARDTAAVMTGAGLRAAVLPRPLPTPVLAYAIRHLGAVAGVEVTASHNPPRDNGYKVYLGDGSQIVPPADIDIAEEIAAVPSLTVVSRPTEGWDTLDDSVLDAYLARTDAVLAPDSPRTARTVYTAMHGVGKDVLLAAFARAGFPAPALVAEQADPDPDFPTVAFPNPEEPGAMDLAFAKARETDPDLVIANDPDADRCAAAVKDGEDWRMLRGDEVGALLAAHLVNRGAQGTFAESIVSSSLLGRIAEKAGQPYEETLTGFKWIARVDGLRYGYEEALGYCVDPEGVRDKDGITAALLITELASVLKAEGRTLLDLLDDLAVEHGLHATDQLSVRVQDLSVIANAMRRLREQPPTELAGLAITRAEDLTQGTDTLPPTDGLRYTLEGARVIVRPSGTEPKLKCYLEVVVPVPAHADLPAARAKATDLLATIKRDLSAAAGI
- a CDS encoding purine-nucleoside phosphorylase, producing the protein MNASLLPDDIQGDPHAAADAAAARLRELTGAETHDVALVMGSGWAPAVDALGAPDAEFQVTELPGFPPPAVEGHGGKIRSYKIGNKRALVFLGRTHYYEGRGVAAVAHGVRTAVAAGCKTIVLTNGCGGLREGMRPGQPVLISDHINLTATSPIVGANFVDLTDLYSPRLRALCKEIDPTLEEGVYAQFPGPHYETPAEIRMARVIGADLVGMSTVLEAIAAREAGAEVLGISLVTNLAAGMTGEPLNHEEVLQAGRDSATQMGSLLAQVLGRL
- a CDS encoding gamma-glutamylcyclotransferase, which encodes MSLYAAYAGNLDARLMTRRAPHSPLRATGWLNGWRLTFGGEQLGWDGALATLVEEPKEQVFVALYEIAPMDEESLDRWEGVGLGIYRRLRVRVDTLEGEESAWVYVLNAYEGGLPSARYLGEVADAAESAGAPHDYVMELRKRPC
- a CDS encoding NAD(P)H-quinone dehydrogenase, with product MACGTMEYVTRIVIIGGGPGGYEAALVAAQLGAEVTVVDCDGLGGASVLTDCVPSKTLIATAEVMTTFDSSYEELGIIVADDTPHIDTPARVVGVDLGKVNRRVKRLALAQSHDITASVTRAGARVLRGRGRLEGMQALDGSRKVVVRAADGTEETLAADAVLIATGGHPRELPDAQPDGERILNWTQVYDLTELPEELIVVGSGVTGAEFAGAYQALGSRVTLVSSRDRVLPGEDPDAAAVLEDVFRRRGMNVMARSRAAAAKRVGDRVEVTLADGRVISGSHCLMAVGAIPNSAGMGLEEAGVKLRESGHIWTDKVSRTTAPGVYAAGDVTGVFALASVAAMQGRIAMYHFLGDAVAPLNLKTVSSNVFTDPEIATVGYSQADVDGGKIDARVVKLPLLRNPRAKMQGIRDGFVKIFCRPGTGIVVGGVVVSPRASELIHPISIAVDNNLTVEQIANAFTVYPSLSGSIAEVARQLHTRKAGDEI
- a CDS encoding DeoR/GlpR family DNA-binding transcription regulator, translated to MFAAERRQLILEMVRANGAVSLRELARVVQTSEVTVRRDVRALEAEGLLDRRHGGAVLPGGFTRESGFPQKSHLATAEKTAIADLAANFVEEGEAIVVGAGTTTQELARRLARVPGLTVVTNSLLVAQALAHANRVEVVMTGGTLRGSNYALVGSGAEQSLQGLRVSRAFISGSGLTAERGLSTSNMLSASVDRALVQAAAEVVVLADHTKLGTDTMFQTVPTDVITRLVTDDPPAHDDRAHTELQALADQGVQIAVAGATGSPGGDEVPARRRALPGPRRGQAPGGPGLRSAATVLGEQGPTERERARVADLRRR
- a CDS encoding TetR/AcrR family transcriptional regulator — encoded protein: MRADARRNHERLLTEARSAFAEHGTDASLEDVARRAGVGIGTLYRHFPNRDALLSAVFEDAVGDLLTRSHELLHAPEPCTALVTWLREMVTHAGEYRGLARSLMSVSYDNTSALARCSGPIREAGGALLARAQAVGTVREDVAIADLLQLTHAIALAAEETPGDPDLADRLLHLTLQGLKPT